One Myxococcaceae bacterium JPH2 DNA window includes the following coding sequences:
- a CDS encoding sigma 54-interacting transcriptional regulator, which translates to MDKREAGLAPAAIRTLRGELSRAAFARRLGVTPLTVYRWELPAEAPQARRPRGQVARALRRLAEGGAPEPHLGSIRPPLSDEESARLAPCLLRLTRAEWRPAEEELLALLASGTLVTAGARAQAAVALAYLQRWGREDSRGAFATLLPHLAEAHAGVLPEAVEAQVHALAATLYASPDGKLFDADKVQAHVARAEALLSPQGDAELRCQLRMAELACAFYLGEAERVAQQSGRVAECLPELADPTLRLIAADACGHESQIHGEGSHATRRFRETAQGAARLGYAFLEARNLAFLAQRRLEEAGAPDEALRMVGRARDTAYGGRMARGFSFVFCGRAEAEALLRLARFPEARAVLDEADAVLEELSWTPSLLAVQRARLGCLTGRASDVRRLAGRLAAYAGTIQRPLTAAYARYVEALADEAEGHAARAAEGFQVAGARVMELGGWPFLRRECLVAETGARVDADQLVEARVALRRAQAFLERLPSAWYTALLTRHEGLLLAREGRAREAREKLEASLGTFRLAGDLPESTLTRLALARLARAEGDLAASEQSSTCEAELRRLGVAIPPEPPDAGTPTALAAEPRAQAAGPRLGAEALVVPFERLSVRGMGAPLLQRELLSILEGLFPGRAPRLEELDSQGGATLLLGDNTTAATEWVEFGDGCGRRLRVGLVGPLPVDGRALLTTLSRLAGFALEVAALRGFAEAPLPEAPAEADAEVPGFIAASPPMKRLRAELARLSPSRATVIVTGESGSGKELVARALHTLSTRADHPYVAFNCAAVPRDLFEGQLFGHRRGAYTGAATDHPGVIRAAHGGTLFLDEIGELPLDVQPKLLRFLENGEVFPLGETRPTHVDVRVVAATHRDLGQLVREGRFREDLYYRLQVVPVRVPPLRERREDIIALARHFVRHLTPEGSEAPQLGPDALAALVAHPWPGNVRELRNVIERSMAFGPLPAVLGTEQMRIAG; encoded by the coding sequence ATGGACAAGCGGGAAGCGGGGCTGGCTCCGGCGGCCATTCGCACATTGCGGGGCGAGCTGAGCCGCGCGGCCTTTGCCCGCCGCCTGGGCGTCACCCCCCTCACCGTCTATCGCTGGGAACTCCCGGCCGAGGCCCCCCAGGCCCGCCGACCGCGCGGGCAGGTGGCCCGGGCCCTGCGACGTCTCGCCGAGGGAGGTGCGCCTGAGCCCCACCTCGGATCCATCCGCCCGCCCCTGAGCGACGAAGAGTCCGCGCGCCTGGCGCCGTGCCTGCTGCGGCTGACCCGAGCGGAGTGGCGCCCCGCCGAAGAGGAACTGCTCGCCCTGCTCGCCTCGGGCACGCTCGTGACAGCGGGGGCCCGCGCACAGGCGGCGGTCGCGCTGGCGTACCTTCAGCGCTGGGGACGCGAGGACAGCCGGGGCGCCTTCGCCACGCTGCTGCCCCATCTGGCGGAGGCCCACGCGGGCGTGCTGCCCGAAGCCGTGGAGGCGCAGGTCCACGCGCTCGCGGCGACCCTGTACGCCTCACCGGACGGGAAGCTGTTCGACGCGGACAAGGTCCAGGCACACGTGGCGCGCGCCGAGGCGCTCTTGTCACCGCAGGGTGACGCGGAGCTGCGGTGCCAGCTGCGCATGGCGGAGCTGGCGTGCGCCTTCTACCTGGGCGAGGCCGAGCGCGTGGCCCAGCAGTCCGGCCGCGTCGCCGAGTGCCTGCCAGAGCTGGCGGACCCCACGCTGCGCCTCATCGCGGCGGACGCCTGCGGACATGAGTCCCAGATTCACGGCGAGGGCTCGCACGCCACGCGGCGCTTCCGCGAGACGGCGCAGGGTGCCGCGCGCCTGGGCTATGCCTTCTTGGAGGCGCGCAACCTCGCCTTCCTCGCGCAGCGCCGCTTGGAAGAAGCCGGCGCTCCGGACGAGGCCCTCCGCATGGTGGGCCGCGCGCGCGACACGGCTTACGGCGGACGCATGGCGCGGGGCTTCTCGTTCGTCTTCTGCGGACGCGCGGAGGCCGAGGCCCTGCTGCGACTGGCGCGCTTCCCTGAAGCACGCGCGGTGCTCGACGAAGCGGACGCGGTGCTGGAGGAGCTGAGCTGGACGCCGTCGCTCCTCGCGGTGCAGCGCGCGCGCCTGGGCTGCCTCACCGGGCGAGCCTCGGACGTGCGGCGGCTGGCGGGGCGGCTGGCGGCCTACGCGGGCACCATCCAGCGACCGCTCACCGCCGCGTATGCGCGCTACGTGGAGGCGCTGGCGGATGAAGCCGAAGGACACGCGGCCCGCGCCGCCGAGGGCTTCCAGGTCGCGGGCGCCCGCGTGATGGAGCTGGGCGGCTGGCCCTTCCTCCGGCGCGAGTGCCTGGTGGCCGAGACGGGCGCGCGCGTGGACGCGGACCAACTGGTCGAGGCCCGCGTGGCGCTGCGGCGTGCCCAGGCCTTCCTGGAGCGGCTGCCCTCGGCCTGGTACACGGCGCTGCTCACCCGCCACGAGGGACTCCTGCTCGCTCGGGAGGGACGCGCTCGCGAGGCGCGCGAGAAGCTGGAAGCGTCCCTGGGCACCTTCCGGCTCGCGGGCGACCTGCCTGAATCCACCCTCACCCGGCTCGCGCTCGCGAGGCTGGCGCGCGCGGAGGGCGACCTCGCGGCCTCTGAGCAGTCCTCGACGTGTGAAGCAGAGCTGCGCCGCTTGGGCGTGGCGATTCCTCCCGAGCCTCCGGACGCGGGGACCCCGACTGCGCTCGCCGCCGAGCCACGCGCGCAGGCCGCCGGACCGCGACTGGGCGCCGAAGCGCTGGTGGTTCCGTTCGAGCGCCTGAGCGTGCGCGGCATGGGCGCGCCGCTGCTCCAGCGCGAGCTGCTCTCCATCCTGGAGGGCCTGTTCCCCGGCCGCGCGCCGCGCCTGGAGGAGCTGGACTCGCAGGGGGGCGCCACGCTGCTCCTGGGCGACAACACGACGGCCGCCACCGAGTGGGTGGAGTTCGGGGACGGCTGTGGCCGTCGCCTGCGGGTGGGGCTGGTGGGGCCCCTGCCCGTGGACGGCCGCGCGCTGCTCACGACGCTGTCTCGGCTGGCGGGCTTCGCGCTGGAGGTGGCGGCGCTGCGCGGCTTCGCCGAGGCCCCCTTGCCCGAGGCCCCCGCTGAAGCCGACGCCGAGGTCCCAGGCTTCATCGCGGCCTCGCCTCCCATGAAGCGACTGCGCGCGGAGCTGGCGCGCCTGTCCCCCAGCCGCGCCACCGTCATCGTCACGGGCGAGTCCGGCTCCGGAAAGGAGCTGGTCGCGAGAGCGCTGCACACGCTGTCCACCCGCGCGGATCATCCCTACGTGGCCTTCAACTGCGCCGCGGTGCCGCGCGATCTCTTCGAGGGACAGCTCTTCGGTCATCGGCGCGGGGCCTACACGGGCGCGGCCACGGACCATCCGGGTGTCATCCGCGCCGCGCACGGCGGCACCCTCTTCCTGGATGAGATTGGCGAGCTGCCGCTGGACGTGCAGCCCAAGCTGCTGCGCTTCCTGGAGAACGGCGAGGTCTTTCCGCTGGGCGAGACACGCCCCACGCACGTGGACGTGCGCGTGGTGGCGGCCACGCACCGAGACCTGGGGCAGCTCGTGCGCGAGGGGCGCTTCCGCGAGGACCTCTACTACCGGCTCCAGGTGGTGCCCGTGCGCGTGCCGCCCTTGCGCGAGCGCCGCGAGGACATCATCGCCCTGGCTCGGCACTTCGTGCGCCACCTCACGCCCGAGGGCAGCGAGGCGCCGCAACTGGGCCCGGATGCGCTGGCCGCGCTGGTGGCGCACCCGTGGCCCGGCAACGTGCGCGAGCTGCGCAACGTCATCGAGCGCTCCATGGCCTTCGGGCCGCTGCCTGCGGTCCTGGGGACCGAGCAGATGCGCATCGCGGGCTAG
- a CDS encoding NAD-dependent succinate-semialdehyde dehydrogenase, with the protein MAIATIDPTTGQTLRTFAPHTDAEVEQRLRLAAETFPSYRRTSVVERASWLKRAAELLEENADRYGRLMTLEMGKPLESARAEARKCATACRYYVTRGEALLRDEPIDMGSGQAFIHYQPLGAVLAVMPWNFPFWQVVRFAAPALMAGNVALLKHADSVPQCAQALEELFHEAGFPRGAFQVLRVEVPQVAGIIEDPRVAAVTLTGSERAGRSVGGTAGRAIKKVVLELGGSDPFIVMPSADLDRAVETAVTARLINNGQSCIAAKRFIVAESIAAEFERRFLERMARIVVGDPTDPQVEVGPLATLSILEGLRAQVDASVKAGARLLLGGAPLERPGYFYPPTVLADPPPTSPAFREELFGPVATLLRARDVDHAIQLANATPFGLGASVWTRDAAEQQQLIDGIEAGLVFVNEMVASDPRLPFGGVKHSGHGRELAALGLREFMNAKSVRIGGGTARGPSAGAATE; encoded by the coding sequence ATGGCCATCGCCACCATCGACCCGACGACGGGCCAGACGCTGCGCACCTTCGCCCCCCATACGGACGCCGAGGTGGAGCAGCGCCTGCGGCTCGCGGCGGAGACGTTCCCCTCCTACCGGCGCACGTCCGTGGTCGAGCGCGCGAGCTGGCTGAAGCGCGCGGCGGAACTGCTGGAGGAGAACGCGGACCGCTACGGCCGGCTGATGACGCTGGAGATGGGCAAGCCGCTGGAGTCCGCGCGCGCCGAGGCCCGCAAGTGCGCTACCGCCTGCCGCTACTACGTCACGCGCGGCGAGGCCCTGCTGCGCGACGAACCCATCGACATGGGGAGTGGACAGGCCTTCATCCACTACCAGCCGCTGGGCGCCGTGCTGGCCGTCATGCCGTGGAACTTCCCCTTCTGGCAGGTGGTGCGCTTCGCCGCGCCCGCGCTCATGGCGGGCAACGTGGCGCTGCTCAAGCACGCGGACAGCGTGCCCCAGTGCGCGCAGGCGCTGGAGGAGCTGTTCCACGAAGCGGGCTTCCCGCGCGGCGCGTTCCAGGTGCTGCGCGTGGAGGTGCCGCAAGTGGCGGGCATCATCGAGGACCCACGCGTGGCGGCGGTCACCCTCACCGGCAGCGAGCGCGCTGGACGCTCCGTGGGCGGCACCGCGGGCCGAGCCATCAAGAAGGTCGTGCTGGAGCTGGGCGGAAGCGACCCGTTCATCGTCATGCCGAGCGCGGACCTGGACCGCGCGGTGGAGACCGCCGTCACCGCCCGCCTCATCAACAACGGCCAGTCCTGCATCGCGGCCAAGCGCTTCATCGTCGCCGAGTCGATCGCCGCGGAGTTCGAGCGCCGCTTCCTCGAGCGCATGGCCCGCATCGTGGTGGGAGACCCGACGGATCCGCAGGTGGAGGTGGGGCCGCTGGCCACGCTCTCCATCCTCGAGGGGCTGCGCGCGCAGGTGGACGCGAGCGTGAAGGCCGGCGCGCGGCTGTTGCTCGGCGGTGCGCCGCTGGAGCGCCCTGGATACTTCTACCCGCCCACCGTCCTGGCGGATCCACCGCCCACCTCGCCCGCCTTCCGCGAGGAGCTGTTCGGCCCGGTGGCCACGCTGCTGCGCGCGAGAGATGTCGACCACGCCATCCAGCTCGCCAACGCGACGCCCTTCGGATTGGGCGCCAGCGTGTGGACACGTGACGCGGCGGAGCAGCAGCAGCTCATCGACGGCATCGAGGCGGGCCTCGTGTTCGTCAACGAGATGGTGGCCTCGGATCCGCGCCTGCCCTTCGGCGGGGTGAAGCACTCCGGCCACGGGCGCGAGCTGGCCGCGCTGGGCCTGCGCGAGTTCATGAACGCCAAGTCGGTGCGCATCGGAGGGGGCACGGCGCGGGGGCCCTCGGCGGGCGCCGCCACCGAGTAG